A single window of Sparus aurata chromosome 22, fSpaAur1.1, whole genome shotgun sequence DNA harbors:
- the LOC115574396 gene encoding cAMP-specific 3',5'-cyclic phosphodiesterase 7B isoform X2, with protein sequence MSCLMVERCGAVAFKRSEQNAIQVRMLADGRLNTGHAGVLLVERRGSYPLIDLRILKTSAQQGEVESGTRRKVKRLLSFQRYCHASRLLRGLVPHTPGSLHLLDDDYLGQAAHMLSKVGTWNFDIFLFDRLTNGNSLVTLMCHLFNVYGLIHHFQLDMVKLHRFLGMVQEDYHSQNPYHNAVHAADVTQAMYCYLKEPKLAEQLSPLDVFLGLMAAAAHDVDHPGVNQPFLIKTRHHLASLYQNTSVLESHHWRSTVGMLRESGLLSHLPADISQDMEQQLGSLILATDISRQNEFLLTFREHLDNQDLDLQLASHRHFILQIALKCADVCNPCRVWELSRQWSERVCEEFYRQGDLERKFDLEISPLCNQQADSVPAIQIGFISYIVEPLFEEWHRFTEPSPLSQTMMGHLHKNKARWSRLRYAHTPSETETHSHADEPEPEGGGGEEEGEDIP encoded by the exons CTGATGGCAGACTGAACACTGGTCATGCTGGTGTGTTGCTGGTTGAGAGACGAGGCTCCTACCCGCTGATTGACCTGCGAATCCTCAAAA CCAGTGCCCAGCAGGGGGAGGTAGAGTCTGGCACAAGGAGAAAGGTGAAGCGTCTGCTGAGTTTTCAGAGATACTGCCACGCCTCCAGGCTGCTCAGGGGGTTGGTGCCCCACACCCCGGGGTCACTGCACCTACTGGACGATGACTACTTGGGACAAGCTGCG CACATGTTATCAAAAGTAGGCACCTGGAACTTTGACATTTTCCTCTTCGATCGTCTTACTAATG GTAACAGCCTGGTGACTTTGATGTGCCATCTCTTCAATGTCTACGGTCTCATTCACCACTTCCAGCTGGACATGGTCAAACTGCACAGGTTTCTCG GCATGGTGCAAGAGGACTACCACTCCCAGAATCCCTATCACAATGCTGTTCACGCTGCGGATGTCACTCAAGCCATGTACTGCTACCTGAAGGAGCCCAAG CTGGCAGAGCAGCTGAGTCCTCTGGACGTGTTCCTGGGTCTGATGGCAGCGGCCGCCCACGATGTGGACCATCCTGGGGTCAATCAGCCCTTCCTCATCAAGACCAGACACCACCTGGCATCCCTCTACCAG AACACGTCTGTGCTGGAGAGTCACCACTGGAGATCCACTGTGGGCATGCTGCGAGAGTCAGGACTGCTGTCCCACCTGCCTGCAGACATTTC GCAGGACATGGAACAGCAGCTGGGCTCTCTCATCCTGGCTACAGACATCAGCAGGCAGAATGAGTTCCTGTTGACCTTCAGAGAACATCTGGACAACCAGGACTTGGACCTCCAGCTGGCTTCACACAGGCACTTTATACTGCAG ATTGCTCTGAAGTGTGCAGACGTCTGTAATCCGTGTCGGGTTTGGGAGCTGAGCCGACAGTGGAGTGAGAGGGTGTGTGAGGAATTCTACAGGCAGG GTGACCTGGAGAGAAAGTTTGACTTGGAGATTAGTCCTCTGTGTAACCAGCAGGCTGACTCTGTCCCAGCCATTCAGATAG GATTCATCTCCTACATCGTGGAGCCTCTGTTTGAGGAGTGGCACCGCTTCACCGAGCCCAGCCCGCTCAGCCAGACCATGATGGGCCACCTGCACAAGAACAAGGCCCGCTGGAGCCGCCTAcgatacgcacacacaccttcagaaACAGAGACGCACTCCCACGCTGACGAGCCTGAGcctgaaggaggtggaggagaagaagagggggaagaCATCCCGTAA